The segment ATTGTCCCGATTACGTTGAACGGGCCTTTCCAGGTTTTGCCGATCGGTTCGCTGAATTTACATCGTCATGCTATGGAAATGGTGATTCATGAACCCATCTCGATTGAAGGCATGGATACATCGCACAAAGGATTACAGGTAATCGCTGATCAGACACAACAGATCATAGCTGAAGATTTATGGCCTGAGTTCAAATGAATCCAGGCTTTTTATTTGTAGGCTTTCAATAATCCGCGTTTGCTGACTTTCAAGCTGAAGCCAGTACTTGAGTTGCCAAATACATCACCTGTATCAGCTCCGACAGAACCGCCGAATTGCCATCCTTTTAGTTTGGGATGCTGATATTGGATATCGGCTAAAAGAGAAATGCCATCTCTCTTTTTGAGTAGAGGCGCTGTGCCTGTTCCCCACGTATTCATGGCTGTCAGCAGCAAACGATAGCTGACATGGGGTGAAAAATCTCCTTTCAGTCCGAAATGGAAGTCGCGGACACGATTGTTCTGAAAACCGGGTGCTCCATCTGTATTGTATTCGGGTGAGACCAGCAGCGGAGAACCGACTGAACGGTTGAAATAAGAATTCCCCGTTACATACTCTCCGTTATTATAATAATCATCGCCACCGCCACCTCGACCAGGATGTTTGTCGTGATCAAACCAGATGTAATGGAACGGTCCGCTTTGGTTGCGGGTGGTGACGTACTCGAAGACAAACTGTTTTAACCACGGGAATGTAGAGATGTTTAATTCCAATCCCCAAAGTCCGTCGGTTCCGTTCTTGAATTCCATACCTGATTTATCGTAACACAAATGCTGGTAATAGCCACGCAGGCTCCAGTCTTTAGCCTGATACTTGAGTCCGAAGTCAAAAGAAATATGATGACTCCCGAGAACATTGATCTGATCCGAGAGTGAAGCATCGCCTCCACCTTTGGCTCCTAACACGATCCGAACAAAGTCTTTAAAGGAATGCGGTTGTTCTCCGATTTTCGGGTTGGTGGATGTTCCGCCCCATTGAACAATGTGCTGTACACCCACTGTTCCTGAAAGGGGAAAATCTCCGCGGGTGTCGCTTATCTGGAAGTAAACAGACTTCTGATGCCATAAGACGTGTTCCACAAACGTGTATTTCCCGGCATAGCGGTCGGATAAATAATCACTGTCGAACGAACGGCCCACACTGAAGTTCCCTTTAAACTGTAACCAGCCTTTTGTCAGCGGAACGGTCGTGAAACGGGGAATACTGATGTTCATCTCCGGAATCGGACGTGCATTGTTCGAGTAAATCATATCTCCACTGCTTAGGAATGGATCTACTAAAGAAAGATAACGCTCTTTACTTCCCAGGCTGACTTCTATACATTTATATCCGATTTCAGCATAGAGCTGATGGATATACGCGTGTTTGTCGCGTGGTGTTACACCGACCAGATCCAGTCCGGCTCCCCATCTGAATCCTTTCCCGAAATGTTGCTGGTGAAATACGCCGGCTTTTAAATAGGCATTATTCCCTTCCAGCGGAACAATGCCGTACCGGTTGCTCGTCATCCAGAATGGGGTATTGTCGCCCGTTGCTAAAGAACCGAACAATTCAGCCCGGTAACTGGTTGCGTCCTGGGCAATTTCCTCTTGGGCTTGTCCGAAAACCGGCAGACAAAGCCCCAGCAGAGGAATGTATTTGATCCATTTTCCTTTCATACTTTTCATGCTCATGCGGCAAAGATAATTATTTTATCGAATCCAGCCAGCCGAACAGAATCTGATATGTATGGTCGCGAGCCGGTTTGGGTGACAGGATCAAGTCGTGAATGCCTCCTTCTATTTGCCTGGCCGTTACGTTTGGTCCCAGCCGCTTTCCGAACTTTTGGATATCATCAACCGAAAGGACGATGTCTGAAGACATATACTCATCGTGCCATTCATCTGTCTCCGGATACGACCGGGTAGAAGAGAGCAGCAGGATAGGACATTGGATGGCACAGCTTTCCTGAATGTCTTGCTGCGCTGTATGAATGGCCCTTATCCAGCCGGCTTTTTTAGGATAGCCCAACGGCATCTTTAGTGAAGTATCGAATATCCATTCACCCTTGAATGCTTTCAACAGACTTTTGGCATACGAAGCATCGCCACTGGTCCCTTGAATGATCCAGTCCGGAAAATACTTGCCGATGAATGATACTGACGGGATGAGGATCGACTCCATGAACCAGCCGAAATTCCAGTCGAGAAACGGACTGTTCAACACCAGTCCGCAGACAGGAGCTTGTGGATGATACTTCAGATAATAAGACGAAATCAGTCCGCCTGTCGAATGTCCCATCAGGATAATTTCCCGGTTTCCTTCTTTTTGCATACAGGCTATGGCTGTATCTATATCCGCAAAATATTCTTTCAAGCTCTTGCAGTAAAAAGCATCCTGGTTAGACAGCAGAGAACGGCCGTATTTGCGAAGGTCGAGCGCATAGAAGTTATATCCATGTGCAATCACACTGTCGCCCAGTTGCGCCTGGAAGAAATAATCGTTGTAACCATGGATATACAGAACGGCCTTTCGCCCTGCTTGTGGCTGGGCTTTCCTGACAAGCGTGCAGACCGTTTTCCCCTCATAGTCGTCGGGCATTACAAAAGTCTGCTGCTGATAATTGTCATCCAGCATATCAGTACGATATTGGGCATTGACGGTTGACGCCACCAATCCCAGTAGAAGCCCAAACAGAATATGCGCGTATTTCATAAAGTAGAGTCGGATAAAATGTAAATAGCCGTTTTCTGCCGGCCAATTTTTTTGATGACACCCGCACGGATCAGCTCATCTATGTCTTTGAGTGCCGTGTAGCGGCTGCAGGCATTGATACCCATGCACTGTGAACTCATGATGGAATCATGCGTTTCCAGGTACTTTTGGATATTAGCTAAGCGGGTTTTCTGGTCGTAAGTCGGATTGTCGGAGGTATTCGGGCGGCGTTTCAGTTCCATTCCTTTTAACCGTTGGGTTATTTTCTTGGAACATCTGAAATTGACAGCCTTGAAGTGAATGTCATCAGCCCGGATTTCTTTAGGGGTTGCGGCTTTTTTCGAACAAGAAAGTGATACGCTGAAATGCCCGATACCTTCCAGATCCACTTCATCACCTTGTTTCAGATGATGCACCAGATAATCGGCCAGCGACTGCAACAAACCTTTGATGTCTCCCGGCGAGAAAGACGAGGCCTCTTTCAGCTCTTCAATAATATGTTCGGTATCGACCACTGTTCCTCCGACAATTCTGGCATGGAGCGTAGTCTTTTCGTCGTCCTTATTCGGATTCGGATTCTTAAATAAAGCATATTCTGCACTCATACGGGTATTGAATTAATTTAGTTATTACTAATTAATATAACAGACGCCGGCTATTAATTGTTTGACAATTGTCGAAAAACTTTTCGATATATATGAAAAAGCTTTTTGACATATATGGTAAAGCTTTTCGACAGCTGTGCTAAAGCTAGTGTGTTGGACATTTTTATTAAAACGTCCTATCTTGTTCTTTTACCCTCAATGCGTTAATTGTTGATAAAACAAGGAAAGATTGATTTTGTGTTTAAGAACATAAGTGTAATTTTGCGGCTTTAAAAGGAGAAAAGTCTGATGGGCTTTATTTGACTGTAATAGAAGAGAGATAGTTATTGTTTAGGTTATAAAGATAGAAATTAAGATGAAAAAGAGTCTTATCGCTTTGGCTTTTGGTACATTGGCCCTGGGTATAGCCGAATTTACGATGATGGGAATACTTCCTTACGTTGCTTCTGATTTCGGGATAAGCATTGCGAAAGCCGGACATTTTATATCTGCATACGCTTTAGGTGTTTGTTGTGGAGCTCCGGTTTTAATCTTAGCTCGGAAAAGACCACTCAAACAGATTTTGATGGCCTTGGTGACGCTGATTATCGTCGGAAATCTGTGTGCTTCGCTGGCTCCTAATTATTGGATTCTGATGTTAGGACGTTTTGTTTCCGGCTTACCTCATGGCGCTTATTTTGGAGTGGCTTCGATTGTTGCCTCGAAGTTGGCAGACAAAGGAAAGAGTTCGGAAGCTGTTTCCATTATGATTGCGGGAATGACTGTTGCCAATTTGTTTGGCGTGCCGTTGGGAACTTCATTGAGCCATATGCTTTCGTGGCGTGTAACCTTTTTGTTGGTGGCCTTTTGGGGTGTAATCGTTCTCTATTATATCGGTCGTTGGGTCCCTTTTGTAGAAGGTTTGCAGGATACGGGCTTTAAGGGGCAATTCCGCTTTCTCCGCAAGCCAGCTCCGTGGATTCTCTTGGGAGCAACGGCTTTAGGCAACGGCGGTGTTTTTTGCTGGTATAGTTATATTAGTCCGTTACTAACTCATGTTTCCGGTTTTTCGGATAGTAGCATTTCGGCATTAATGGTTTTGGCCGGTTTTGGTATGGTAGCTGGAAATCTGATCAGCGGACGTATGTCAGACCGTTATACTCCTGGTCGCGTGACAATGTTTGTGCAGGCTGGGATTTGTCTGACTTTGCTGGCTATTTTCTTCTTAGCGTCCAACCCTTGGATGTCTGTATTGTTGATGATCCTGTGTACGGCTGGTCTGTTTGCTGTATCAAGTCCGGAGCAATTACTGATTATCCGGGTCGCTCCTGGCGGAGAAATGTTGGGTGGAGCGTGCGTCCAGATGGCATTTAATTTAGGAAATGCGGTTGGAGCCTATGCCGGAGGTTTGGTTGTTACACATGACTATCGATATACAGCGTTGGTTGGTATTCCATTTGCTTTGATTGGTTTTATCTTGGCCTTTATCTTTTATAAGCGGTATCAGATGAAGTATGAGGTGTAAAACACCTGCTGTCTGTGAAGAATTTATTTCGAAAACCTTTTTATCTTTGCCTATATACAAATCTAATAATAGTAAGATGAAAAAATTAGTGATGGCGATGGTGGGGCTGGCTTGGTTCAGCTCACATGGTATGGCAGAGAATGTGGTGCAACCGAAGGATACAGTAGTACTACAGCCTGAAATGACATATCAATCCCTAGAAGGTTGGGGCAGTTCGTTATGCTGGTGGGCTGCTCAGGTGGGAAAATGGGATGAGGCAAAGGTCGATTCGATTGTGGAAATGCTGACTTCACCGGATCAGTTGAACATGAACATCTTCCGGTATAATATCGGAGGCGGAGATGATCCGTCGCATGCCGACGGACACATGGTGAAAGGAAAGGGGAAAAGGGCAGAGATGGAAGGTTTCAAGGCATCGCCTGAGGCTCCGTATGACTGGAATGCGGATGCGGCACAACGGAAGATCCTGCTCAAGATTAAGGAGAAAAGACCGGA is part of the Parabacteroides sp. AD58 genome and harbors:
- a CDS encoding alpha/beta hydrolase gives rise to the protein MKYAHILFGLLLGLVASTVNAQYRTDMLDDNYQQQTFVMPDDYEGKTVCTLVRKAQPQAGRKAVLYIHGYNDYFFQAQLGDSVIAHGYNFYALDLRKYGRSLLSNQDAFYCKSLKEYFADIDTAIACMQKEGNREIILMGHSTGGLISSYYLKYHPQAPVCGLVLNSPFLDWNFGWFMESILIPSVSFIGKYFPDWIIQGTSGDASYAKSLLKAFKGEWIFDTSLKMPLGYPKKAGWIRAIHTAQQDIQESCAIQCPILLLSSTRSYPETDEWHDEYMSSDIVLSVDDIQKFGKRLGPNVTARQIEGGIHDLILSPKPARDHTYQILFGWLDSIK
- a CDS encoding capsule assembly Wzi family protein, giving the protein MSMKSMKGKWIKYIPLLGLCLPVFGQAQEEIAQDATSYRAELFGSLATGDNTPFWMTSNRYGIVPLEGNNAYLKAGVFHQQHFGKGFRWGAGLDLVGVTPRDKHAYIHQLYAEIGYKCIEVSLGSKERYLSLVDPFLSSGDMIYSNNARPIPEMNISIPRFTTVPLTKGWLQFKGNFSVGRSFDSDYLSDRYAGKYTFVEHVLWHQKSVYFQISDTRGDFPLSGTVGVQHIVQWGGTSTNPKIGEQPHSFKDFVRIVLGAKGGGDASLSDQINVLGSHHISFDFGLKYQAKDWSLRGYYQHLCYDKSGMEFKNGTDGLWGLELNISTFPWLKQFVFEYVTTRNQSGPFHYIWFDHDKHPGRGGGGDDYYNNGEYVTGNSYFNRSVGSPLLVSPEYNTDGAPGFQNNRVRDFHFGLKGDFSPHVSYRLLLTAMNTWGTGTAPLLKKRDGISLLADIQYQHPKLKGWQFGGSVGADTGDVFGNSSTGFSLKVSKRGLLKAYK
- the araJ gene encoding MFS transporter AraJ; protein product: MKKSLIALAFGTLALGIAEFTMMGILPYVASDFGISIAKAGHFISAYALGVCCGAPVLILARKRPLKQILMALVTLIIVGNLCASLAPNYWILMLGRFVSGLPHGAYFGVASIVASKLADKGKSSEAVSIMIAGMTVANLFGVPLGTSLSHMLSWRVTFLLVAFWGVIVLYYIGRWVPFVEGLQDTGFKGQFRFLRKPAPWILLGATALGNGGVFCWYSYISPLLTHVSGFSDSSISALMVLAGFGMVAGNLISGRMSDRYTPGRVTMFVQAGICLTLLAIFFLASNPWMSVLLMILCTAGLFAVSSPEQLLIIRVAPGGEMLGGACVQMAFNLGNAVGAYAGGLVVTHDYRYTALVGIPFALIGFILAFIFYKRYQMKYEV
- a CDS encoding HU family DNA-binding protein, producing the protein MSAEYALFKNPNPNKDDEKTTLHARIVGGTVVDTEHIIEELKEASSFSPGDIKGLLQSLADYLVHHLKQGDEVDLEGIGHFSVSLSCSKKAATPKEIRADDIHFKAVNFRCSKKITQRLKGMELKRRPNTSDNPTYDQKTRLANIQKYLETHDSIMSSQCMGINACSRYTALKDIDELIRAGVIKKIGRQKTAIYILSDSTL